The proteins below are encoded in one region of Ricinus communis isolate WT05 ecotype wild-type chromosome 6, ASM1957865v1, whole genome shotgun sequence:
- the LOC8280149 gene encoding caffeoylshikimate esterase, giving the protein MARDAGNLKYDEEFILNSRELKLFTCQWIPLNQEPKALIFICHGYAMECSITMNSTANRLANQGFAVYGIDYEGHGKSSGLEGYVESMDKIIEDCSEHFTSICEKKENRGKMRYLLGESMGGAVALLLHRKQPNFWDGAVLVAPMCKLADDVKPHPVVINVLTKLCNVIPTWRIIPSKDIIDVAFKVPQVRQQIRANPYCYKGRPRLKTGYELLRTTGNIEKRLEEVSFPFMVLHGEEDRVTDKSVSSQLFNVASSTDKTIKLYPGMWHGLLYGEPLENIDIVFKDIIEWLEKRATQGNTRLERELKQRNDCLSMSK; this is encoded by the exons ATG GCGAGGGATGCAGGAAACCTGAAGTATGATGAG GAGTTTATATTGAATTCAAGAGAGTTGAAGCTATTCACATGTCAATGGATTCCTCTGAATCAAGAACCAAAAGCTCTGATCTTTATCTGCCATGGTTATGCCATGGAATGCAGTATCACCATGAATA GTACCGCGAATCGGCTAGCAAACCAAGGATTTGCAGTTTATGGTATAGATTATGAAGGACATGGAAAATCATCAGGATTAGAAGGGTATGTTGAAAGTATggataaaataattgaagacTGCTCAGAGCATTTCACAAGCATATGTG agaagaaagagaacaGAGGGAAGATGAGGTACTTGCTAGGAGAATCCATGGGAGGAGCAGTGGCCCTTCTTTTACACAGAAAACAGCCTAATTTTTGGGATGGAGCAGTGCTGGTGGCACCCATGTGCAAG CTTGCAGATGATGTGAAGCCACATCCAGTGGTAATCAATGTTCTCACAAAGCTTTGCAATGTTATTCCAACTTGGAGAATAATCCCTTCAAAAGATATCATTGATGTTGCTTTTAAAGTACCTCAAGTCAGACAACAG ATTAGAGCAAATCCATATTGCTACAAAGGTCGTCCTCGCTTGAAAACTGGCTATGAACTTTTGAGAACTACAGGGAATATAGAGAAAAGGCTTGAAGag GTTTCGTTTCCATTTATGGTTCTACATGGGGAAGAAGACAGAGTGACAGATAAATCTGTAAGCTCACAACTATTCAATGTGGCTTCAAGCACAGACAAGACAATCAAACTATACCCTGGAATGTGGCATGGTCTACTATATGGAGAGCCATTGGAAAACATTGACATTGTCTTTAAGGACATTATCGAGTGGCTAGAGAAGAGAGCTACCCAAGGAAATACAAGGTTGGAGAGAGAGCTAAAACAAAGAAACGATTGTTTGTCCATGTCAAAATAA